TTCTTGTAAACGGTTCTTTTACAtgtaaagcaaaaatatacTGCATACAATGTATGTATTAACGCAATCGGTGTGTATGTTCTTAAACTACATATAACTTCTCTCCTTACACTCCGACGTGTGCTCGGAAACGGCGGTGCAGCTGAGTCACAAGTGCTTCCGGGATTACTCTATGACTTATGCTCTTATCATACGTATTACCATGCAGTTCATAGAATTGACATTCTTTGTGTAATGTTGAGCAAAGTTAAACTCGTATAGCGTTAGTCGAATAAGTCAACgtgtatgaaaataaaaacaaataaaaaggcaGAAGGATATGACGCCCGACGGCAGAGTGGGTTGGCTTAATGTGCTCGAGCACTCCACATTCCGCGTCGTCGTCTTCTCAATCCGTTTTACGCTGACTAACATTAACGATGAACACCTACTGGAGGGGATGGGGCAGTATCGGAAAGCGTGACTAAGTTCTGTACAGTCACCGATTTGGCAATCGACTCGAACCATTCGacatgcttttttgtttcaccaacaAACATATCACATTTTCGTAGATCTTACTGAAGTAAATATATGACTGTCGGGGACGGGACCGTCCCCGACGCGTTTGAAATGTATCGTTACGTGTGCGGATGGTTATCTAAATGCGTGTGATGTGTCCACGGAGCGGACAGCCTTCTTCCTACACCCGCTTCGGTTTGCTGATGGTCGCATAGCTGATGGTTGCCGATATGTTGCGCTGCTCCTCCTGGTGCTCGTTGAATACTGAAAATTCGAATCCTTCGTCCTGGGCGCGGCGCACGGCCACACCACCACTCGGGACGCTATACCCGATCGGTGGCAGTGCGAGGCCAGTAGGCGGACCATTACCACCGGATCCCAACGTGGGCTCACCGATGATCTCGTAGTCATCCGAAGGCATCGCCGAAGTCACCGTGTGTTGCCCAGAAGCCACACCGTCCCGTTCCGGTGGCAACCGTATGGGCACGATCGTCTTATAATCCGGCGAAGCGTTCCGCGTAGACTTACGGAAAAAATCCAACCGATCGTACTCTAATCGCACGTGCTCGTGGGCACTCCCATTGCCGGAAAACATTCCGCCAAGACCCGGCATGCCCGTGAAGGAACTCTCCGCCACCGAGTCGGCCGTTGGTAGCGCTTCCGTATGCTTCACGTCGTTCAGCCCGTACAATTTCCACGCATCCGTGATGTCCTTCACGCACTCGTAGTCGAGCTCCTTCTCTCGACAACCATCCAGGACCTCGGTCGGTGCGATACCACGCAGCAAGATCGTCTGGCTTGGCGATTGGCCGCCACATTGGACGCTGTGGCCGTTGTTCTTGATGAACACGGTGGACACGTTCGTCAGCTTTGGCTCGGTCTCGGGCACACCGCTCACTGGAGCGCCCTGCTTGCGTGGTGGCTTCGTTGGAACGCTCTTCAATTGCGACATGGCCGCCAACGACGTGATGTCACTGAGGGCAGGCAGCAGCTCGATGGAGGACAGATGTGCGGCCATGTTGTCGTCGCAGTGTACTCCCGGCAGAGGACTACGTGAGCCTGGTTCCATCGCCAACGCAGCGCATAGTTGGCTGCTAAGCGCGTGGGTACCATGGTCGGACGAGGAGATTATCTTCTTCATCGACTTCATCTTCGTCAGCATGCAGCGGAAGATGTCCTGTGGACTCGCGTTGTCCAGCTTAAACGTGCCTTCACCGGTGTTACACTTCCGACCGGCTTCAAACGTAAACTTACCCTCACGGTAACCGTATTTGCGGATGTAACGGTACGGCCACAACGCAACCGTCAAACTCTCGTCCTCGTAACACTTCAGGCGCATGTCCATTTGGCCCAACTCGAGGGTGTACATTTTAGGCTCGATACCATTCTTTATCGACGCGTCCGTCGGAATCAGCGTCACCGTGTAGATGCCCTCGCTGTAGGACGAACAGTACAGGTCGTTGTCCTCCTCGATCGTGTTTAGccgcggtggtggaggtgtttgATTGGATTTGTCCTTAAACGCCACGATTTGCAGCGCGTTCGTCCATTGGCGTACGAGCGCCTCGTCGGGGGAGTAGAGCTGAATTTGTCCCGTTTTGGAGACGATGTTGATTGTGTTGTGGGGCGGTTGATCTAGCACTATTTTGACGCAGTTTTCCAGCGTTAGGATGCGCGTCGTCTTGTCACTCTCGGTGTCGCTAATTTCGAGCCTCTCGATTCCGTGGCGGCTGGCTTTGAACAGTTGAAAGTATTTGACCTGAAACACGAATTAGGCAGGATTAGGCATATTAACGAACAGTCTTAAGAACGATCTTAGGGGTTTCGAAAATATTACGCCCCAGAGGGCCATGATCGATACACTTATCTATCGTAGTGCTGTTGGCAtcatggaaataaaaaaaaacaacaacaacacccaaTGGAACGGCAGAGGATGGAGGATACTACGCTTCACCCACCTTTTTCGTGACACGCCAGGAAAATCCGCTCTGTGATTTCACTGTTAAAAACCCAGTCAGGAATGGACTTTCTTCTTCATCCATGATTGTTTTGGCACAAAATTGTTACGAAGGCACTAACTGCTACGAACGTTTTCTGCACATTTATCTACCCATCTATGATCACCTCTTTTTGCAGTGACAAACTTTCTCGATCGTCTATTGCGAAGGCTGGGACTACACGAAAGCTAGCTTAGGATGAAGTGGATCAAATGACAGCTGACAGCAATTCTGCGATCATTTTACCACAGACTCAATCTTATTCGCTGTGGCATGTGGAAAAAGgtataattaaaattatgagtaaaaggtttctttttttaactgAACCAACAAATGCAACATGAAAGAAAAGTTTTTGgaaagaatttaaaataatatttttatttgtgttttagtGTAGCCGCAGCTTCAGATGGAAAGAATGCATTTGCGCCCATCTTGACATCTTGTGTAACAtctatttattcaatttcgcAGATTGGTGGTCAGAGATtctaaaattcaattataagTTCCAAATCTTTCTTACGGTCCTACTATTTAATCTTTCAACCAATGATTTACAACCAATAATAAACAACCATTGATTTACAACCATAATTTGAACAACTAGCCAGAAATAACGAATGGATGCAGAGCTGTCAAACTTACGAATGATCGAATGAACAATATCtcaattaatatttaaaagtctatattcaaaaatttctttaaaaaataaaatagcttTCTCATCCCCCATGAAGCTATGTAATTTTAGTTTAATTTCAACGCTATAAGTAGTTTACATTGTTTTTAAGTTGTGGACGATTGTTTCTGTAATTTATTATTGCTAAGCGCACTTCACGCATTCaaactgaaataaaaatttatattttatgattttaaacgatttaaaaattatacgACGTATTCTAGCCTTCATTCTAATACAAACaatcttctttactggcccgttCACAATTGAACACGTGGTACTGACATGCTATGTttagccaaggctttcatgactttttaattactcatagctggatagtcagtcatGTGTACGGGGGgactcagacgagattcgatcccgatactatcgtgtgttcgACTATCGAGCACCCCGCGAATACTAACAATGTTATTATTGATTATATTATCAATATTATTACATTGTCAATATTATTGTTTAATCTCTACTACATGCAATATGTTATGGTAGAAAAAAATTCTGTCCAGCATGCAACACACCGTGATTGCCTTATGCAtatatatttgaatttttctgtTAAGGGCTGTAGCAAACTTTAAAATCAGAGGAGATAATGgtaaaacaacataaatcTTTAAAATAAACTCTAattaaaatgtatgaaaattCTAATAAATTGTACTTTTCTAATAATTGGCATCATCTGAACTCGTTGAATAGCAATATGAGCGTCGCAAGTTTTGAATGGATGCAACGAATAGACAAGACTTTGACATCTCTGATATAGTGTGATTTTATAGAGCAAGTTCGCATGTAAACAATAtttagagcaaaaaaagactAATATGTAAAAAAGGTTATCTAGGGCTACTAACTGCCGGTGCTTTTATAATAAGAAACTCTCAACTGCATGCAGATTGTCGATTTACCGCGTTagatttcaaaacatttttcgTGCCCCACCAAGGCATGATCTCGCGTCAAAAGaggtaaaagaaaaagtgaaaatgtgCGCCAATGTATAGTTGAGCGTCAAAAACCGGTGTGCATTCTTGGAAAAAGATTTTCAAGGCTTTGTTGCTAAAAATAGTTTAAACTATGCATTAATATCCAGCTATTCGAATTACCGATGATTATTCTATCTATCTTGTAGCATATTACGATTCTAGTGATCAACCTAGCCATAAAGATCAGCAAGCGTCGGTGCGTCATACTAAGAATTGATAaggaaagagtgaaaaaaggcGCTTCAATTCATATTCACAAAGATGGCCAGCACATCGAATCTCTCTGAAGATTCGTCAGAGAAGCAAAGTATGCCTCAAGACACACACGAGAAGGGGAAGAGAAAGCATGTCGATGATGGCCATTCCGATCCGACggacaaaaagaaaccaaatcTCGAGGAAACCGGCGAATCTGCGCAACCAAACAGTTTCCAACAGTTTTCTGAGAAATCGTTTCGTATGATGCAACAGATGGGATACAAGATTGGTACAGGATTGGGTAAAACCGGCCAGGGCCGGGTAGATCTGATTGAAACTTCCTCGCAGAAAGGAAGAAGCGGGTTAGGTAAGGCTGGCTCACTTTGCTTTGCTTAAATCGAAATTAACACCATTCGTACCTTCATTTAAACTGTGTTCATTGTATTTCCGGCCATGCATGTAGGAATGAAACTGAACGAGCTAGAAACAGCGGCAGATCAATGGGATGCATCCATCGAAAATCTTCAAATTCCTGAGATAGTAACTTGGCTTCAAAACGCGTCGGCCGATATGGAGGATCCGGGAATAACACGGGAACAATTAGATGCGTGGGTTAAAGAGGGGCCCCGCAAATTGACCATAGATGACGAGCATAAGTATTGCGATAGCAACATCCTGCATCACATATTGGAGAGCAAATCCGTGTTCGACAATCTTGGCGCGGACGATATGCGAAAGGCACGTTCCAAGTCGAATCCATTCGAGTTGataaaaagcaacatttttaTAAACCGGGCCGCTGTAAAAATGGCCAACATGGACGCGATGTTTGATTTCATGTTCACCAAACCAGTGGATCGTAAATCCATCCCGCTGGTGAAGGATGATGATCTATTCTATTTCGCCGACGTCTGCGCCGGACCGGGCGGGTTTTCGGAGTACGTGCTGTGGCGTAAAAAATGGCGTGCCAAGGGCTTTGGCTTCACTTTGCGAGGAGGCAACGATTTTCGTTTGGACGACTTCTCAGCCGGAGCACCGGAAACGTTCGATCCTTATTATGGCCCGAAGGACGACGGGAATGTGTTCGATCCGGTCAACATAGAAGGGTTCACGGACTACGTGATGAAGCAGACGGAGTCGGGTGTTCATCTGATGATGGCGGACGGTGGTTTCTCGGTCGAGGGGCAGGAAAACGTGCAAGAAATACTGTCTAAGCAGCTGTACCTGTGCCAGATGATTGTCGCGCTAGCCATCGTGCGAACGGACGGCCATTTCGTGGTGAAACTGTTCGATCTTTTCACGCCATTCAGCGCGGGGTTGATATATTTGGTGTACAAGTGTTTCAGGCAAATTTCAATCTGCAAGCCAAATAGCAGCCGCCCAGCCAATTCCGAGCGGTATCTGGTTTGCAAATGGAAGCTACCAAATACCGATCAAATACAGCGGCATTTAGAAGACATCAACCGGCAAATGTTTACACGCAATCGTACCGATAAGACCGATACGCTGGAGCTCGTGCCGGAGGAGGTCTTGCGTGAGGATACGGCATTCTTCGAGTACctatgcaacagcaacaacaccatcgGGCGAAATCAAATCACAGCGTTGCTAAAGATTGCCGCATTCTGCAAAAACCGCGACCTGGCCGAAACTTGTCAGctggaaatgaagcaaaaatgtttaaaattatggCAACTGCCGGACACTATACGGAAATTTTCGAATAAGGGCGACCCGGATAAGTACGTTGAGAAGTTCTACAAAGAATGGGAGGGTCTTAAAAACGAACTGTGCCATCCGGAGAAAATGTTGATCCCAGAGCTGAAAGCATGCTTCAGATCCACGCACGATTGGTACTTTGTGCCGATCGGGAACTTGGAAAATAATGGCAAAAACATTCGTATGATCCTGCTCGGCAAGGGCGGCAAGGAAGTGTATCAGTACGATGGTAAGCAGAACTCTTGGTCGCCGCTGAAGGACATCGCGATCGAGTTGCCGCCCGGAACGATCATCTACGCGGAAATAGTGAGAGAGCTGCAGGGAGAGGGCAAATCGCAGATTACAATTAACACACTGCACATCATTGATGGGCTGGTACTCGGCGAGGAAGACATACGTATGCTGCCATTAACACAGCGGATTGTCAGATGCACACAGTTTGCCAAAGCACTAAATAAACCCCTCAAAGGTGCTAGCAACGACTGCAACAATAGAACCGCCACGATACAGATACGCGCGAAGAAGCTGTACCGGTTCTATGAGATGGAATCGTTTTTCAACTCACTCGAAACGTACAAACTCAAGTCAGGCGATGCAAAGCTTGGCTACTGCGTTCGGAATCCGATAGACGCGAATCGAATCTACATACCCTATGGGCTTCTGTTTCTGAGGGAAATCAAACCAGATTACTTAAAATTGGTTTCGAAGTCGACGAACAAGTTTTACTACCACTGCTCCAGCACAAGAGCTTCTTTTTATCCGCACGAATTTAAGAATTTTGAACTGCAAACGATGGCAACATTTGAGCAAACGTTCCTCACGCGCCAACTTTGGAGCTGGAAAACTCTACCACAGGTCCAGCCCGAGTACGATGGGGAAAGATTTCCTGAGTATGTTTATAGAGTAGATTTTAAGCCTCTCTTGCCGCCAATTAACTGagagaatattttcaaataattttgcaAGTAGCATGCCACAGTGGCGATAAGAAATGTGCTTAAGGTtgtaaaagcaaacaaaacttcTAAACATATGTTATATATGTATAACACACGAAGACCTAAGAGCATTACATGATCGATTAATTGTTAGAAATGGAGAGAATTCAGTTTTGAAATATTCAGCCTAAAGCTTATGATTGAAGTTGATCGTATATGTACGTCTGAAAACATATTAAACACCAATGAGTGGACTCCAAAGAGAGGAGATTATAAAAAgataatgaattaatttaatgttATTAATTATCGTTAAGAAAACGAATTGCATTTCCATTGATATTACTCATAGAGGATGTGAACTCCAAGAACATTACATGAGTTTTGTTTATATAATTTGATATTAGCAGCGTGTTATGTTGTGAAGAGGGCGTTCGGTAGAACGATCGTATTTGCATAGCAGCTGTGCAGTATGAATCAAAGAAATTTAATCCTTgagtaaaataaacaaaactggTTACCATGATTAACCGTTTGTGTGGTTCTTGAATTTGCTTCCTCGAGTGCGCACTCTGCTAATTTGAGAACGTGTTCGATTTTTGTATAATATGATTTGGAGCAGTTCCATATCATTACAGTGCCATGCAGCGTTGTGTGTGCCACGTGTCTAAAAggaaaaggcaaataaatgaGCTTAATAACAGGTGCAATGAGCaagaatcaataaaatttgCGTATGAAAATGAATCCCTAACAACGTGGATGACTATTTCTATGCTTTGTTTATAATTGTCAATTTCTCAATTTCTACGGTATTTCTGGTAATTAACATTGCCTTAGACTAAACGATGAAACGATGAGTAGTTTTCGGTTAATCGCGCGCGTCCTTTGTGTGAATTCAAAATTTCTTTATATGCCATCATAAGTCGCTATCCTACATCTagtaatttttatttgcaactATTCTTTTTTGATATTCCTTACTAATTTCACATTTCACAGCTATAGTTTTAATTATAAGCCTATATAGTACCATATGGGTTTACATAGCTATTTAAGCATACTAATTCTTCTAGTCATTGATACGCTCATCACTCAAGCACTGCTTGTCATATCCAACTACTTTAACATTTCTGCCTCATTTACCTATCCATCCTTTGGTGGTACTTGTATATATGCATTCATTTTATATTCATGATTCGCCATGTGATCGTAGTGCGTTTCGCACACGTGCTACGTCATCAAGGGTAAATtgtatctaaaaaaatttaattgtaACATTAATATATCATTGGAAACCGTACATTACACAAACCTTAAGTTATCCATTCGTTAGGTAGGCGACATCCGCTTATTCTACCGACCGACTTATCTCAGCGCTTGTTCCCTGGAGgcgcataaaaaaatcatacatGCTATTTTTCGTCGCTTCCCTAATGAGGTGAAGTgaacattttattcattttaattggGCAATTTCGTAATGCCCACAGTAAATCCCTAGGTAACCACGAGGAATAACTTTTCCTGGACATTCACCTTGAGcaaaatggtttattttcatcaaaaagttatccattaaaataaaaaaaagattaactACATCGCAATCTGTTCATTACCCTCAAGTTGAACTTCATTGGTATCGTTTGGTTTGCAATGTAGTATAGAAGTTGTATGTTTCTGGGAGAGGTTGGCTAAACGGTTAAACTCGTCGGCATTAGGAATTTAGAAGCCGGCGTATATGTTTCACGTACCTGTTCatacattttcaatttccctcGGATAATTCCCGTTCTTCGTCTATTTCATTATATGTTCAACCAATCATTCGATAGCAACAACATTCGATAGCAGAATCAATcattcatacaaaaaaaagagaaataaaaaaatattttgttagCAATATTGAAAACGCAATCCaagaaaatttgttttgaggAAAAGCTGATAACTTAAATCATATGTTGTTCAACAACGGTTAATTCAGGTATTCATCCACCACCCTTTATTAGGCTTCGTAAATGACAGCCTGATGTTCGTATTGTGCACGTATTTCCATACATTGCGTAGCGCCTAAAGAAATGTAATCTTTTGTGAGACCGATAACTGTCATTCTTGCCAATTGAATCTTTTGACATTTGTGAcagatattattttttttttcagaaatcATGAATCGATACCGtgcgtgaaacaaaaacagaattCAGTGAAGATCCCCATTGCATTTAAGCAAAGCGAGTGTGTAAAAATGATTAGTTCATAAAATGTGTCAAAATGGGTACGATAGCGTCTGTACTCCAGTGGTATTGTATCAAATGTAACTACTTGAATCCAACCGAAAGTGTACGATGCCTTAGGTGTCGAACATTTCGCAAAGCAAAAGGCGTCGATATAATTCACCATCAAATACTCGCCAGCAACGACAACGTTCCCGTTTCGTCATCGTGCGTTCGCATGAAGGATGTGAATAGGTAAAACTTGTAAACTGCTTAAAGAAAGCATTTAGTTATGCTGCTGGTTATGTATGTACGCATATTTTTCGTATGTATAAATGCATACtaaacatatacatatatatgcatatacatgtatatatatatatttaaaatatatatagatGTAGATATAAACAATACTATATATACTAGGTTTGGTTAGTCTGCAATGAAACCACTTGCCTATCGTCCTAGTTAATGTTTTACGTGCCCGTTTTTGCGTAGATGTAAAGCAGTTTGTCGGAAAGCCCAAACCCATGTTTtacatgtttattttatcaacatTTTCAGAAAACTAGTATCAAacgattgtttgtttcgtgtgaTAGACAGTTTAGCtctcgcacacaaaaacatAAATCGCAAGAAAATCGAACGATCCTTCGTTCATCCCCTTCCGGAGCGCTGCTGCTGGAATCGCAAACGGCACTTTTCACAGCCAAGCATCAACCGCAAATGGAATTGCCACCGATGCCGTGTGTACAATCGTAGCGTGTCCTGGCACTGCATTAATTGTGAAGCACTGAGTGTGATCGCACCGGTATACAAGGAGACGATAAAGAAATCTTTGACGCAAATTATTTGCAGAAACGACCACAGTGCAGGTTGTGGCTGTGAGCACGACAAAAGCACACCATTCGCTTCGTTTAGCCTTCGAGCCTACCGCAGCATGGACCACGTTGGATCGGCGAAGTGCAGGTTTTGCATTTACAATCAGTTTAACTTCGATGGCGATACGACACaaagctgttgctgctgtaacGAGTCAAGGTTACCACGGTGTCCGAAGACAGATAGCGACTACCGGGAGCACGGGACATTCAGTGGTATAACCACTATTACCAAGCGCACAGGAGGACTGATCGTGGTGCCCTCGACTACGCAGCGATTCATCGATAATTCCACAACCAACGTTCGGCTCAAGAATagcagtaaaaataaaatgcacggTCAAGCAGGTACTTTATGTTGTAAACTTGGTATTTTGTTCCTTTCGCTGCCAAGGAACCCATTCCTTGCTGATTTACAGAAGCTTTTACTTCGCAACCTTTCAAtcaatctattttttttttcattgtagGCAAAAAGTACCCTCCCACTTCAGCAGGCGTGGTGGAACCAATCTATGCGGTTATCAATAAAGAAGCtaaacggaaaaacaacaacaaaaaaacgagtgaCGTTGTAAATAATAACTCGACTACTAGTAGCATCAACCAACCGCACACAAAGGAGTCATCGCGAGACGGCTACGCAAACCTGTCGACCCAAATGAGCTGTAAAAATGGGTAACAAAGCGTCACATGTAtaccacaaaaaaactccccaatcTAATGCTGGTGCGCGTTTCCTTCACAGGAAACCGGAAAAAGACGACGAACCATTTAACGCTAACGCCGGTAGCGAGAAAACGGCCGCAAAATGCAAATACAACAAGCAACTTTCAAACTATAAGAATAATTTCGATAAAGGTACGTACGGTGGCGGGCTGGGTGTCTGTGTGTCGAAAGTTAATCTCACATCTCTTGCAGTTGGCTATCACGGAGGCGATCACGATATCTTCTCCGTAATGGATGAGTATAGCAACCATCAGAATTCCACTATACTAGAGCTCGATAATATTCCTGCTATCGTGAAGGTTCCAATCGCTAGCTTCGAACAGGATCTGGACGATGAATGGTGCACGAAATGTAGGTTACAGTCTCTGTCTCGCCCCACGTTCGCTAACGGTTTCTTTCCCTCGTCGCCTAGCATCTAAATCGACGGACGAAAAGGAGTGGTCCTGCCGGAAGTGCACGCTCGTCAACTCCAGCACCGCGTTGGCCTGCGTCGCCTGTGGAGGCTCGAAGCTACGCAGCATTTGCAACGTGGAGGAGATGACGCTGAAGAAGGGTGAATTCTGGACGTGCCACAAGTGCACGCTGAAGAACTCCATCGTGCAGTCGGAGTGTAGTGCCTGCAAGTCGGCACGACCCGCGTTGAAGAGCGCTAGCGCGATGGTGAACGAATCTCTGGCTACAAATCGCCTGATATTGGGTCAGTGCGATGCACCGTCGAACAGCAGCAGATCGAGCACGGTGCCGGGACACGGTGGGACGCCCGTCGGTGCACCGGTTCCGTTGAGTAGCGCGGCAGATTCGGGAGCCATTCCGAAACACTTGCCGTTGGCCGGTGGAACTGGAGCCGTTGGTGGGGCTGTTGGTGTCGGGATGGCTAGTGGCGTACCTGCTGCCGCTAAGGCCATGCCATCGATGCAGGTATCGATGCCGAAGCGCACGTGGCAATGTCCGGCGTGTACGTACGAGAACTCGCTCGCGTGCGTCGTTTGCGATATCTGTTCGAGCCACCGGCACATCGATACCGGCTGCCTGGTttggcagcaacagcagcagctgcagaagAACAACCGGCTGGAGGAGAACCAGCGCCAGCTGGACGATCTGGAGGCGCTCAACCGCTGGAAGAGCATCATCGAGTACTGCGTGGAGAATGGGCAGGCGTTCGTGGACGATTCGTTTCCGCCGGCGACGAAAAGCCTCTACTATCAACCGTCGTCGAATATCGAGAGCAATCCGGTCGCACAATGGCGTCGACCACATGAGATTCTTTGCGAGGGTGGGAACCAGGCGACCCCACCGTGGGCCGTCTTCCGGACTCCGCTACCGTCGGACATCTGTCAGGGTGTGCTCGGTAACTGCTGGCTGCTGAGCGCACTGGCCGTGCTGGCTGAGCGTGAGGATCTCGTGAAGGAGGTCCTGCTGACGAAGGAGATCTGCCCGCAGGGCGCGTACCAGGTGAAGCTCTGCAAGGACGGCCGCTGGACGACGGTGCTGGTGGACGATCTGCTGCCGTGTGACAAACGCGGCCATCTCGTCTACTCGCAGGCGAAGCGGAAACAGCTCTGGGTGCCGCTGATCGAGAAGGCGGTCGCGAAGATTCACGGATGCTACGAGGCGCTCGTGTCCGGGCGTGCGATTGAGGGGCTGGCCACGCTTACGGGAGCGCCCTGCGAGAGCATTCCGCTGCAGGCCAGCTCACTGCCACTGCCGAGCGAGGACGATCTGGATCGTGACCTCATTTGGGCCCAGCTGCTGAGCTCCAGGTTAGTGAAGTTTCTGATGGGGGCCAGTTGTGGTGGCGGTAACATGAAGGTCGATGAGGATGAGTATCAGCGGAAGGGTCTGCGGCCACGGCACGCCTACTCCGTGCTGGACGTGCGGGATATTAAAGGACATAGACTGTTGAAACTGCGCAATCCGTGGGGACACTTTTCCTGGCAAGGTACTTACTTTAAAGCATACTTTAAGCTCTCAAGCAATTCACTGTTTCCtttactttttctttatttttttgttttcttgcgaTTCCTATGTAGCTTTTACGTAGCTTGTGTAGCttatgttttttattctcttttaaTTCGTGACACGCGCTGGTGTCATTTTCGTTAGTTGGAGCTCTCTTTCGTGTACatgtattcctttttttctctctctacaTCACGCCATCGATTATTTACTTTAAATTGTTGTTCAAGACAGCTAGATACACTCACTAATGGACTTCCCCTTCTCGGGAAACCCCCGGAATACAAAACCGTTGTCCCTCAAAGTCCTAGAAGATTGTTAAACACAGTTTCTTTCGTTCATATTCATCCTGAATGCTTTTTGCTGTGTAtgatttcgaaaaaaaaaaatattgcagtCAATACATTCCCCTCTATTCTGTACGTTAATGAAGTTGAAGTAGACCATGCTGTTTACCGATGAATTGAGTTAAAGTCCTTGCGTTTGTCGGTAACTGTTTTTAAAGGTTTAAAAGTAAAactaaataatattttaattatatttatatgaatGAAACGAAGACAGAATTAAGGTGAATATGTTGAGATGTAAGATTTTGTGTCATTAGTCCTTTCCCAACTCAAACCAAAAAAGCACGAACAGTCCTCAAAACCGCGCTTGAGTGACGGTAGTCTAAATGCGAATTCATCATCCTACAGGGGACTGGTCCGATGATTCGGAACTATGGACCGACGAACTGAGAGACAGCCTGATGCCGCACGGTGGTTCGGAGGGTGTGTTTTGGATATCTTTCGAAGACGTGTTAAGGTAGGTTAAAGCCGGAAACATGCctgaggtgtgtgtgtgtccttttttattgtgtGCGCTTTGTGTTCCTTCAGATACTTCGACTGCATCGACATCTGCAAGGTGCGTTCGGAATGGAATGAAGTACGCCTTTTTGG
This genomic interval from Anopheles nili chromosome X, idAnoNiliSN_F5_01, whole genome shotgun sequence contains the following:
- the LOC128728543 gene encoding calpain-D, with product MGTIASVLQWYCIKCNYLNPTESVRCLRCRTFRKAKGVDIIHHQILASNDNVPVSSSCVRMKDVNRKLVSNDCLFRVIDSLALAHKNINRKKIERSFVHPLPERCCWNRKRHFSQPSINRKWNCHRCRVYNRSVSWHCINCEALSVIAPVYKETIKKSLTQIICRNDHSAGCGCEHDKSTPFASFSLRAYRSMDHVGSAKCRFCIYNQFNFDGDTTQSCCCCNESRLPRCPKTDSDYREHGTFSGITTITKRTGGLIVVPSTTQRFIDNSTTNVRLKNSSKNKMHGQAGKKYPPTSAGVVEPIYAVINKEAKRKNNNKKTSDVVNNNSTTSSINQPHTKESSRDGYANLSTQMSCKNGKPEKDDEPFNANAGSEKTAAKCKYNKQLSNYKNNFDKVGYHGGDHDIFSVMDEYSNHQNSTILELDNIPAIVKVPIASFEQDLDDEWCTKSSKSTDEKEWSCRKCTLVNSSTALACVACGGSKLRSICNVEEMTLKKGEFWTCHKCTLKNSIVQSECSACKSARPALKSASAMVNESLATNRLILGQCDAPSNSSRSSTVPGHGGTPVDSGAIPKHLPLAGGTGAVGGAVGVGMASGVPAAAKAMPSMQVSMPKRTWQCPACTYENSLACVVCDICSSHRHIDTGCLVWQQQQQLQKNNRLEENQRQLDDLEALNRWKSIIEYCVENGQAFVDDSFPPATKSLYYQPSSNIESNPVAQWRRPHEILCEGGNQATPPWAVFRTPLPSDICQGVLGNCWLLSALAVLAEREDLVKEVLLTKEICPQGAYQVKLCKDGRWTTVLVDDLLPCDKRGHLVYSQAKRKQLWVPLIEKAVAKIHGCYEALVSGRAIEGLATLTGAPCESIPLQASSLPLPSEDDLDRDLIWAQLLSSRLVKFLMGASCGGGNMKVDEDEYQRKGLRPRHAYSVLDVRDIKGHRLLKLRNPWGHFSWQGDWSDDSELWTDELRDSLMPHGGSEGVFWISFEDVLRYFDCIDICKVRSEWNEVRLFGTLQPLRALSCVLITVLEPTEAEFTLFQEGQRNSEKSQRSQLDLCVVLFRTRNPANPEVGRLVEHSKRQVRGFVGCHKMLETDLYMLVCLAFNHWHTGIDDFMQYPQCVLAIHSSKRLLVEQITPPPFLLADAIINLTLAKGQRHEGREGMTAYYLTKGWAGLVVMVENRHENKWIHVKCDCQESYNVVSTRGELKTVDSVPPLQRQVIIVLTQLEGSGGFSIAHRLTHRLANSGGLHDWGPPSSTHYPPIENVSELHSPRMIT